In Bacteroidota bacterium, the sequence AACTCAATAACTCAACAATTCAATAAATTTTATCATGGCAAAAGAAGCAGTAAATCCCGTAGGACGAACGTCCAACGGGATAAAAGAAAAAGAATCTCATAAAGAGATCAAACCGGAAGTGAACAAAGAAAAATTGAAAGCGCTCCAGCTCACCATTGACAAACTGGAGAAAGCTTATGGCAAAGGCACCATTATGAAAATGGGAGTAGATGAAGTGATACAAAAAGTAGATGCGATACCAACCGGTTCGCTCGGATTGGATGTAGCGCTTGGTGTGGGTGGTTTGCCCCGCGGAAGAGTCATTGAAATCTATGGTCCTGAATCATCAGGAAAAACTACGCTCTCGCTCCACGCGATTGCAGAAGCGCAGAAGTTAGGAGGCATTGCAGCGTTTGTGGATGCTGAACATGCATTTGACAGAACGTATGCGAAAAAACTCGGAGTGAATCTGGAAGACCTTCTTATTTCACAACCCGATAACGGAGAACAGGCGCTGGAGATTACTGAAAACCTGATTCGTTCGGGTGCGATTGATATTATCGTAATTGATTCGGTTGCGGCACTCACACCAAAAGCGGAAATTGAAGGAGAGATGGGAGATTCAAAAATGGGATTGCACGCAAGGTTGATGTCGCAGGCGATGAGAAAACTTACCGGCACTATCAGCAAAACAAAATGCTGCGTGATTTTTATTAACCAGCTTCGTGAAAAAATAGGAGTGATGTTCGGCAATCCTGAAACAACTACAGGCGGAAACGCGTTGAAGTTCTACGCTTCAGTACGTTTAGACATTCGCAGAATCGGACAGATAAAAGAAGGCGATGAAGTGATTGGCAACCGCGCGAAAGTTAAAGTGGCAAAAAACAAAGTTGCTCCTCCGTTCCGGCTTGCTGAATTTGATATTCTTTTCGGAAAAGGAATTTCCAAAGTGGGCGAGATCATTGACATCGGTGTTCTGCATAACATCATTCAGAAAAGCGGTTCATGGTTTTCTTATGAAGGAACAAAACTCGGACAAGGACGCGATGCTGTGAAGCAGGTGTTTGATGATAATCCGGAACTTGCAGACGAGATAGAAAAGAAAATTAAAGAAGTGCTTATTAAAGAAGCATAAGTATGTCGTCATTGCGAGCGAAGCGAAGCAATCTTTTTTTACTGTTTACTGTTTACTGTTTGCTGTTTACTGTTTTTTTTTCTTCCTGCGGAAATGGCAATGAAGGACAACTTCCCACAGTAGCAAACGACTCACTTCCTGCTGATGTAGCCGCCATCAATCAGAAAATAAACAGCGACCGAAACAATGCTGATTTGTATTTTCAGCGGGCGAAAGCGTACTTTTCTCACAAGGATATGGAACACGCTATCAGCGACATGAACATTGTTTTGAAAATTGACAGCACAAAACCCGATTACTATATTTTTATTTCAGATTTATATTTCACGCAAAACAAAACACGTGATACGCGCGATGCGCTGAGAAAAGCAGTAGCTGTAGATTCAACAAATGCCGGAGCGCTGATGAAGTACAGTCAGTTATTTTATCTGCTTCGAAAATATGACACAGCCACCATTTTCATTAACAGGAGCATTCATTTCAACAACTCAAATCCGGTTGCTTATTTTCAAAAAGGAATGATTCTGAAAGAATGGGGAGATACGGCAAATGCGATTTTAAACTTTCAGAATGCCATTGTGTTTGATCAGAAATACTATGATGCATATATGCAGTTGGGGATTTTATTCTCTCTGAAACAGAATTCATTGGCGCTTGGATATTTTAATAACGCGTTGCTGATTAAGCCAAAAAGCACAGAAGCGTTATATGGCAAAGCAAAATTTATGCAGGATATAAAAGAATACGACAAAGCCATTCAGGAATATGATTCACTGCTTGTGATTTCTCCTGAACATCAGGACGCTACTTTTAATATTGGAGCTATTTTGTATGAACAGAAAAAATATGACGAGGCTATGCAAAAGTTTGATTTAATAATCAAGCGGGATGCAAATTTTTATCGCGGATATTACGGGAGAGGCAGGTGTTATGAAGCAAAAGGAGAAAAACAAAAAGCGATGGATGATTATAAATATTGCCTCGCGCTCAAACCTGATTATGATTTAGCCGCCATTCAATTAGATGTTATTGGTAGAAAAGCAGGGAAGAAAATGTAAAAATATTTCTCTGCAAAACCTGTCCGGTCTTTTGTGATTTTTCAAACCTGTTTTTCTTTAAAGTTTAATAAAGTCTTTTGGAGTAAGTTAGTTTTTCATTCTTTTCCCATCCTTAAACTTCACCACAAAACAATCCTTAAAACCCTTTGATTGCATTTCGCTGCGATACTTCATTGCCTGCTCAATTGTTTTGAATTCGCCCGCGGTGTATTTGTAAAAAGCGCCATCCTGATACTCGCCTACATCTTTCAGTCCTTTGAATTTATCAGATAGCAGGGGAACGCGGGTGCCGGCTGACATGAACTGAACTTTGTAAATGATTTGTTCGTTGCCAGTTGTTAGTTGCCCGTTGTTTGCCGAATCTTTTTTAATAATCACTTCTGACTTCTTAGCTGAATCTATTTTAACAGGTGGTAGCATTTTGTTTTTTGGAAAAGTATCTTTAGGAGCAATTTCAATTTCATTCTCAATTATCGGTTCTTTTCTAATCTGAACAGAATCTTTCTTTGGTTCTGTTATTCCTTGCCCTTTGCCTTCTGGTTCTTTTATTTTTGAACTGTCTTTCTGCGGAATAAAAGGCGGAGCGGTTTCAATGTCATCTTCATACTTCACAAGTTTTCCTTCCACTTCATCCTTGTATTGGCGGAATGCACTGAAGATGGCGCGTGCCATGTTATCCTGTCCTTTTTCTGAACTTGCAAAATTTTCTGACTGTGTGTTTGAAAGAAATTCTGTTTCAATGAGCACGCTTGGCATAGTTGTTCTCCAAAGCACAAGAAAACCGGCTTGCTGAACTCCTTTGTCAATTCGCCCTGCTTTTTCTTTCACATTCTTCTGAATCTTTGACGCAAAGTTTAAACTCTGTTTCAGATAGGCATTCTGCTGCATAGTTAAAAGTATGTAGCCTGTTTCGCTGTTCGGATCAAATCCGTCATAGCGTTTCTGATAATTTTTTTCCAAGAGTATTGATTCGTTCTCACGCTTTGCCACATTCAGGTTGGCATTTGTTTTATGCAAGCCCATCACATACGTTTCGGTTCCGAATATTTCCTCGTTGCAGATTTTTTGTTTTGTTTTTTTGATATACGAACAGGCAGTATTACAATGAATGCAGATGAATAAGTCAGCTTTGTTTTTATTAGCGATGGCGGCTCGCTCATCCAGTTCTATAAATACATCTGTGCTTCGTGTATACACAACTTTTACATCAGGAATTTTTTCCTGAATATATTTTCCAAGTTTAAGCGCAATGCCAAGCGCGATGTCTTTTTCCTGTGACGTGGTGATGCCAAGGCATCCCGGATCTTTTCCTCCGTGACCGGCATCAATCACCACTGTTTTTATTCCGAAGAGATAGGCGCCTGCTGCAAAAGAAATTGTTTTGTTAAAATTTGTTAAAGAGTTGCTTTCTGGCGTAACTTTTGGTGTAGAAGACACGCCTATCAATGAAGTAAATACAATAAGAAATATGGAGAAGCGTTTGTTCATGTAATTGTTAGTGGTCAGTTGTCAGTAGCCGGTTGTTAAAATGCAACGGGCAACGAGTAACTATCAACTGACTTTTTTATTTAGTTTTACCTAAAGAACAAATTTACGTTAGAAGAAGGATGCTTAAAACCGGCACATCTGTTTTTTTCACCATAGCAATGTTAATTTCCATTGTATTTGTTTTATTTCTTTCTGAAGCATCGTTTGCTCAGGATTCAATTTCTAAACCTTCTCCTAATTCAGGCATAAAATCAAAAGTAGTTTATAATTCGCGTGATTCAGTGCGTTTTGATGTAAAGAATCAAAAAGTGTTCCTGTTTGGTGATGCAGATGTAAAGTATGAAGATATGGAATTGCATGCTGATTACATTGAGTTTGACATGGCTGATAATATTGCATTTGCCAGAGGTGGAAGAGACAGTGCAGGAAAAGCGATTGCTGACAGCGCTGGAATGCCTGTTGGCGACCCGGTATTTTCTGACGGAGAAAAAAGTTTTGACGCAAAAGAAATCACGTACAACTTTGAAACTAAAAAAGGAAAAATCAGGGAAGTGACCACGCAGGAAGGAGAAGCGTTCATTCACGCGAAAGATGCGAAAAAAGATACAGGGGATGTTTACTACATCAAAAATGGAAGATACACTACCTGTGATTTAGTGGACCCGCACTTTTATATCAAATCAACAAAACTTAAAATCATTCCTGACGATAAAATAATTTCTGGTCCCGCTTATCTGGTGATTGCTGATATGCCAACTCCTCTTGCTCTTCCGTTTGGAGTGTTTCCAAATAAAACTGGAAGGAAGTCAGGAATTCTGATTCCGTTTTATGGAGAATCCAACCTTGGATATTTTTTAAAAGAGGGAGGTTACTATTTTGGGATCAGCGATTATTTTGATTTGGCTTTGAGAGGTGATTTTTATTCGAAAGGAAGTTATGGAGTAAAGGCGCACACGAATTATGAAAGACGATATAAGTATAGTGGAAATCTGGGAATAAGTTTTTCGGATATTCAAATCAGTGAAAAAGAATTTCCGGATTACAGGAACACGCAGGATTTTTTTGTGAAGTGGCAGCATGCGCAGGACGCTAAAAAAAATCCTACTTCAAGATTTTCGGCAAATGTGAACGCGGGAAGCAGCACGTATCAAACTTTTAATTCCAATACTGCAAATGAATATCTTACCAACACGTTTCAGTCAAATATTGCGTGGAATAAATCATGGCAGGGAAAACCCTATGCTCTTTCCATGAACATGTCGCACAGCCAGAATACTCTTCAAAAAACAGTGGATGTAACTTTGCCCGAAGCGGCTTTTTCAGTGGCGCGCCAATATCCGTTTAAGCGGAAAGAGCAGATTGGAAAACCCAATGTGCTTGAGAAGATAGGAACCAGTTTCTCATTGAATGCGAGAAATCAAATCAGTTCTCCTGAAAAAGATTTATTCAAGGAATCTTCTCTTCAAAAATTTCGCAATGGATTGAGAGCAACTGTTCCCATCAGTACTTCGCAAAATCTTGGTCCGCTGATTTTTACTCCTTCAGTTAATCTATCCGGGCGGGGATATTTTCAGACAATCAGAAAGCATTTTGATGTCAGTGACAGCAGTTTAGTGACAGATACGCTGCACAGATTTGCCGGTGTGTATGATTGGAATGCAGCGCTTGCCATGAGCACAAAACTTTACGGAATGTATTTATTTAAAAGAGGAAGAGTGAAAGCGATTCGGCATGTAATCACACCCAACGCGTCTTTGAGTTACAGACCTGATTTCAGCCAGGAGCAGTATAATTATTATCACTATGTGCAGACCAGTATTGCAGGAGATTCGGTTTTGTATTCCATCTTTCAGAATGGAATTTATGAATCGCCTGATCAGGGAAAATCCGGATTTGTTAATTTCTCTCTGAATAATAATTTAGAAATGAAAGTTCGCCCGTCAAAAAAAGATACTTCCACGCAAGACAAAAAAATTATGCTTATTGAGAACTTAAGTATTGCTTCATCTTACAACCTTGCTGCCGAACATTACAACTGGTCAGATATCAATGTGACAGGCAGTACAAGGCTTTTTAAAATAGTTAACATCACACTAAGTGGAATTCTTGACCCTTATGCGTATGATTCAACGCTCAATAGAAGAGTAGAGCGATTTGAATTTCGTGAAACGGGAAACATGGCACGCCTCACATCAGCTGCATTTTCACTCAGCACTAGTTTGAGAAGTTTAATGAAGAAAAATACAGAAGATAAAAATAAGAAGACAAATACAAAGGGAATTAAACAAAATGAAGACGAACTCAATTATATTATGTCTCATCCTGATTATTATGTTGACTTCTCTGTGCCATGGAATCTTTCTTTTAACTACAATGTCATTTACACAAAACCCGATACACTTAAAACCATCACGCAGTCATTTACTTTTAATGGAGATTTAAGTGTAACAGAAAAGTGGAAGATCGGCTTTCAGTCAGGATTCGACATAGTGAAAAAAGATTTTACTTTTACATCGCTGAACATTTACCGAGATATGCACTGCTGGGAAATGCATTTTGACTGGGTTCCTTTCGGATTGAGAAAGAGTTACATGCTGAGCGTGGCGGTGAAAGCAAGCGTGCTGCAGGATTTGAAACTCAGCAGAAAACGGGAGTGGTATGATTATAATTAAATCAAAAGTTTTTAAGTCACAAGTCAAAAGTTAAATACACCTATGAAACAAATTACTCTCTTTGTCACTTTCTCACTCTCTTACTTTCTCACTTTCTCACAAACGCCCGACAGCGTTGTGATTAAAAAAATATCCGATGAAATTTTTGTGAGCGGAGAGTGCTACAGGAATGTGGAATATTTATCCAAAAAAATCGGCTCTCGTCTTTCGGGTTCATCTGGCGCAGAAAAAGCAGTTCAATGGACTTTTGAAAAAATGAAGAGTTATGGTTTTGATACAGTCTATCTTCAGGAAGTGATGGTTCCGCATTGGGTGAGAGGAGAGAAAGAAAAGGCAAAAGTGGTAAGTCAAAATTCAAAAGCGGAGACAGAGGTAGACATAGTTGCTTTAGGTGGAAGCATTGCAACGCCCAAAGAGGGATTAACAGCAGAAATTGTTGAAGTAAAAGATTTTGACGAACTCAAAAAGTTGGGTGAGAAAGGAGTGAAAGGGAAAATTGTTTTCTATAATCATCCGTTTGATGTGAAGATGATTATTCCTTTCCAGATGTATGGCGAAGCGGGGAAATATCGTTTTATTGGAGCTTCAGAAGCGGCAAGGTACGGAGCGGTTGGCAGTGTGGTTCGCTCCATGACAAATTATATTGACGATTATCCGCATACAGGCGCAATGGGTTACAACGATTCACTTTTGAAAATTCCGGCATGCGCCATCAGCACACTGGATGCAGAATGGCTTTCGCAAGAGTTAAAGAAAGATGGCAAGGCAAAATTTTTCATGAAGATGAATTGCCAAACGCTGCCTGATGTGAAATCGTATAATGTGATTGGAGAAATGCGGGGCAGCGAACATCCTGAAGAAATAATCACTGTGGGAGGGCATCTCGATTC encodes:
- a CDS encoding M20/M25/M40 family metallo-hydrolase, encoding MKQITLFVTFSLSYFLTFSQTPDSVVIKKISDEIFVSGECYRNVEYLSKKIGSRLSGSSGAEKAVQWTFEKMKSYGFDTVYLQEVMVPHWVRGEKEKAKVVSQNSKAETEVDIVALGGSIATPKEGLTAEIVEVKDFDELKKLGEKGVKGKIVFYNHPFDVKMIIPFQMYGEAGKYRFIGASEAARYGAVGSVVRSMTNYIDDYPHTGAMGYNDSLLKIPACAISTLDAEWLSQELKKDGKAKFFMKMNCQTLPDVKSYNVIGEMRGSEHPEEIITVGGHLDSWDLAEGASDDGTGVMQSLEAVRVLKQIGIKPKHTIRAVMFMNEENGGKGGEEYAKQALLKKEKHICALESDAGGFTPRGITLSMTDEKKAAVQKWKDYFLPYGAYDFSHKGGGSDIGPLGKQNCPLMGLSPDNQRYFIIHHTARDTFEQVNKRELELGAIVMTMMVYLVSEYGL
- a CDS encoding N-acetylmuramoyl-L-alanine amidase, with the protein product MNKRFSIFLIVFTSLIGVSSTPKVTPESNSLTNFNKTISFAAGAYLFGIKTVVIDAGHGGKDPGCLGITTSQEKDIALGIALKLGKYIQEKIPDVKVVYTRSTDVFIELDERAAIANKNKADLFICIHCNTACSYIKKTKQKICNEEIFGTETYVMGLHKTNANLNVAKRENESILLEKNYQKRYDGFDPNSETGYILLTMQQNAYLKQSLNFASKIQKNVKEKAGRIDKGVQQAGFLVLWRTTMPSVLIETEFLSNTQSENFASSEKGQDNMARAIFSAFRQYKDEVEGKLVKYEDDIETAPPFIPQKDSSKIKEPEGKGQGITEPKKDSVQIRKEPIIENEIEIAPKDTFPKNKMLPPVKIDSAKKSEVIIKKDSANNGQLTTGNEQIIYKVQFMSAGTRVPLLSDKFKGLKDVGEYQDGAFYKYTAGEFKTIEQAMKYRSEMQSKGFKDCFVVKFKDGKRMKN
- a CDS encoding LPS-assembly protein LptD codes for the protein MLKTGTSVFFTIAMLISIVFVLFLSEASFAQDSISKPSPNSGIKSKVVYNSRDSVRFDVKNQKVFLFGDADVKYEDMELHADYIEFDMADNIAFARGGRDSAGKAIADSAGMPVGDPVFSDGEKSFDAKEITYNFETKKGKIREVTTQEGEAFIHAKDAKKDTGDVYYIKNGRYTTCDLVDPHFYIKSTKLKIIPDDKIISGPAYLVIADMPTPLALPFGVFPNKTGRKSGILIPFYGESNLGYFLKEGGYYFGISDYFDLALRGDFYSKGSYGVKAHTNYERRYKYSGNLGISFSDIQISEKEFPDYRNTQDFFVKWQHAQDAKKNPTSRFSANVNAGSSTYQTFNSNTANEYLTNTFQSNIAWNKSWQGKPYALSMNMSHSQNTLQKTVDVTLPEAAFSVARQYPFKRKEQIGKPNVLEKIGTSFSLNARNQISSPEKDLFKESSLQKFRNGLRATVPISTSQNLGPLIFTPSVNLSGRGYFQTIRKHFDVSDSSLVTDTLHRFAGVYDWNAALAMSTKLYGMYLFKRGRVKAIRHVITPNASLSYRPDFSQEQYNYYHYVQTSIAGDSVLYSIFQNGIYESPDQGKSGFVNFSLNNNLEMKVRPSKKDTSTQDKKIMLIENLSIASSYNLAAEHYNWSDINVTGSTRLFKIVNITLSGILDPYAYDSTLNRRVERFEFRETGNMARLTSAAFSLSTSLRSLMKKNTEDKNKKTNTKGIKQNEDELNYIMSHPDYYVDFSVPWNLSFNYNVIYTKPDTLKTITQSFTFNGDLSVTEKWKIGFQSGFDIVKKDFTFTSLNIYRDMHCWEMHFDWVPFGLRKSYMLSVAVKASVLQDLKLSRKREWYDYN
- the recA gene encoding recombinase RecA; translation: MAKEAVNPVGRTSNGIKEKESHKEIKPEVNKEKLKALQLTIDKLEKAYGKGTIMKMGVDEVIQKVDAIPTGSLGLDVALGVGGLPRGRVIEIYGPESSGKTTLSLHAIAEAQKLGGIAAFVDAEHAFDRTYAKKLGVNLEDLLISQPDNGEQALEITENLIRSGAIDIIVIDSVAALTPKAEIEGEMGDSKMGLHARLMSQAMRKLTGTISKTKCCVIFINQLREKIGVMFGNPETTTGGNALKFYASVRLDIRRIGQIKEGDEVIGNRAKVKVAKNKVAPPFRLAEFDILFGKGISKVGEIIDIGVLHNIIQKSGSWFSYEGTKLGQGRDAVKQVFDDNPELADEIEKKIKEVLIKEA
- a CDS encoding tetratricopeptide repeat protein, whose protein sequence is MSSLRAKRSNLFLLFTVYCLLFTVFFSSCGNGNEGQLPTVANDSLPADVAAINQKINSDRNNADLYFQRAKAYFSHKDMEHAISDMNIVLKIDSTKPDYYIFISDLYFTQNKTRDTRDALRKAVAVDSTNAGALMKYSQLFYLLRKYDTATIFINRSIHFNNSNPVAYFQKGMILKEWGDTANAILNFQNAIVFDQKYYDAYMQLGILFSLKQNSLALGYFNNALLIKPKSTEALYGKAKFMQDIKEYDKAIQEYDSLLVISPEHQDATFNIGAILYEQKKYDEAMQKFDLIIKRDANFYRGYYGRGRCYEAKGEKQKAMDDYKYCLALKPDYDLAAIQLDVIGRKAGKKM